One Leptospirales bacterium DNA segment encodes these proteins:
- a CDS encoding ion transporter: MYLMHRAGRSPRTALEQLLDDPLFNFGAIAVTLASILSLAWPILAKLSLEWQNSMRVIDRALLGLIALHMVLQLVAPRGRRYIRGLPFLADMLVCLPLFAWLAGLALETAGLVNNTQIDALAGIPGMRLLSGVRVLRLLNTIPYFYLQRQMGLAGDRVLRSELKQRIMNGVSATLVFLVLIIGVLFAQATRAATRTQQTLRIQQIQLQAANYGALQARLLFQNSVLSVRSAAGGAINVVHNDNWPPDRIGEELLYGRDYIQLDGQANGLRPGESVQIFLADLRRREDAQELFVVAMGFIAAAAVLLLLNRYLDRLILAPAERAVRVSQLRLKGEEIERSGISQEPFTELTLLINSYDLLYQKMRAPARKLLTHSTAIDNLPESPAE, encoded by the coding sequence GCCGGACGCAGCCCCCGAACAGCTCTGGAACAGCTGCTCGATGACCCACTGTTCAATTTCGGCGCTATTGCGGTGACACTGGCTTCAATTCTCAGCCTGGCCTGGCCTATTCTGGCGAAGCTGAGCCTGGAATGGCAAAACTCGATGCGGGTCATCGACCGAGCCTTGTTGGGCCTCATTGCCCTGCACATGGTTCTGCAGCTGGTCGCACCTCGCGGCCGACGATATATTCGCGGTCTGCCCTTTCTGGCCGATATGCTGGTCTGCCTTCCGCTTTTTGCCTGGCTTGCCGGCCTGGCTCTCGAAACCGCCGGTCTGGTGAATAACACACAAATTGACGCGCTGGCCGGCATCCCCGGAATGCGTTTGCTCAGCGGTGTTCGCGTACTGCGGCTGCTCAACACAATTCCCTACTTCTATCTGCAGCGGCAGATGGGCCTTGCTGGCGATCGCGTCCTCCGCTCCGAACTCAAACAGCGGATCATGAACGGCGTCTCCGCGACGCTGGTTTTCCTGGTACTGATCATCGGCGTTCTCTTTGCCCAGGCCACGCGTGCGGCAACGCGCACGCAGCAAACCCTGCGCATCCAGCAGATTCAATTGCAGGCGGCAAACTACGGCGCGCTGCAGGCCAGACTGCTTTTTCAAAACTCTGTTCTATCGGTTCGCAGCGCCGCGGGCGGGGCCATCAATGTTGTTCACAACGACAACTGGCCGCCGGATCGGATTGGCGAGGAACTGCTCTACGGCCGCGATTACATTCAGCTCGACGGGCAGGCCAACGGGCTACGCCCGGGCGAATCCGTACAAATATTCCTCGCCGACCTGAGGCGGCGCGAAGATGCGCAGGAGCTTTTCGTAGTTGCAATGGGCTTCATCGCTGCTGCAGCGGTGCTGTTACTTCTGAACCGCTATCTGGATCGCCTGATACTGGCGCCCGCCGAGCGCGCGGTACGCGTAAGTCAGTTGAGGCTTAAGGGCGAGGAGATCGAGCGCAGCGGAATTTCACAAGAGCCCTTCACCGAGCTTACGCTCTTGATCAACAGCTACGATCTACTCTACCAGAAAATGCGGGCGCCCGCGCGAAAGCTGCTTACGCATTCCACTGCAATCGACAACTTGCCTGAATCACCCGCCGAGTAG